In Streptomyces sp. NBC_01408, one DNA window encodes the following:
- a CDS encoding nucleotide sugar dehydrogenase: MPADLAVIGLGHLGLPLAQAAVAAGIETVGYDSGPVTDSTLTAAEIRRMSAAGFRVTTNPAELGRVRTAVICAPTQLGADRALDLSAVGEAGHALAARLRPHTTVILESAVHPGVTEDYLRPILEEGSGLRAGRDFHLAYSPSRLDPGNRTHGISNTPKVIGGLTPACTESAHAFYARLAEKVVRARGLREAETVQLLETNYRHVNIALMNEMAVLCHDLGVDLWDVIRCAETKPYGFQAFRPGPGVGGHGVPLDPNYLPHTTRTPGHPLRMVGLAQEINNRMPQYVIQRSATLLNEHGKSARGARVLLLGVTYKPDLADQEGSPAREIASRLLDLGALISYHDPYIAGWRVRDQPVPRAESLYEAAANADLTILLQHHRTYDLQGLAVKAQLLLDTRGASPVGAAHRL; this comes from the coding sequence ATGCCCGCAGACCTCGCCGTCATCGGACTCGGCCATCTCGGCCTCCCCCTCGCCCAGGCGGCCGTCGCCGCCGGGATCGAGACGGTCGGCTACGACAGCGGTCCGGTCACGGACTCCACCCTCACCGCCGCCGAGATCCGCCGCATGTCGGCGGCCGGCTTCCGGGTCACCACCAACCCCGCCGAGCTCGGCCGGGTCCGCACCGCCGTCATCTGCGCCCCCACCCAGCTCGGCGCCGACCGCGCACTCGACCTGTCCGCCGTCGGCGAGGCCGGCCACGCGCTCGCCGCCCGGCTGCGCCCGCACACCACCGTGATCCTCGAATCGGCCGTCCACCCGGGCGTCACCGAGGACTACCTCCGCCCGATCCTCGAAGAGGGCTCCGGGCTCCGGGCCGGCCGGGACTTCCACCTGGCCTACTCCCCCAGCCGCCTCGACCCGGGCAACCGGACCCACGGCATCTCCAACACGCCCAAGGTGATCGGCGGCCTCACCCCCGCCTGCACCGAGTCGGCGCACGCCTTCTACGCCCGCCTCGCCGAGAAGGTGGTGCGCGCCCGCGGCCTGCGCGAGGCCGAGACCGTACAGCTCCTGGAGACCAACTACCGGCACGTGAACATCGCCCTCATGAACGAGATGGCGGTGCTCTGCCACGACCTCGGGGTCGACCTGTGGGACGTCATCCGCTGCGCGGAGACCAAGCCGTACGGGTTCCAGGCCTTCCGCCCCGGCCCCGGAGTCGGCGGCCACGGCGTCCCCCTGGACCCCAACTACCTCCCCCACACCACGCGCACCCCCGGCCACCCCCTGCGCATGGTCGGCCTGGCCCAGGAGATCAACAACCGGATGCCGCAATACGTCATCCAGCGTTCCGCCACCCTGCTGAACGAGCACGGCAAGTCCGCCCGCGGCGCCCGGGTCCTGCTGCTCGGGGTCACGTACAAACCCGACCTCGCCGACCAGGAGGGCTCCCCGGCCCGCGAGATCGCCAGCCGCCTCCTCGACCTGGGGGCACTCATCAGCTACCACGACCCGTACATCGCGGGCTGGCGGGTCCGGGACCAGCCGGTCCCGCGTGCCGAATCGTTGTACGAGGCCGCCGCCAACGCCGACCTGACGATCCTTCTCCAGCACCACCGCACCTACGACCTGCAAGGACTCGCGGTGAAGGCCCAGTTGCTCCTGGACACCCGCGGCGCCAGCCCGGTGGGGGCGGCCCACCGTCTCTGA
- a CDS encoding pitrilysin family protein, whose product MDIETTGPDTTAPAATGPDTTGRDITAPAATTPAAAADATTDADGVTQTTVDGIRTLLAPRSGPVTAGLLFRVGRADETLATSGITHLVEHLALHRHGLSDLHYNGATAATYTHFHVTGTPADVVEYLNGVCAALRDLPMDRLETEKEILRTEAAGRSRGPGHGMALWRYGSRSYGLTDYAEAGLHRITPHNVRDWAGTRFTAENAVLWITSDTLPEGLDLTLPTGEWLPAPEASSALPATPAYFRGDEGGMVLTSVLPRSTKAGLLAEILGKELFRALRQKGGYSYTAAAEYCPRDTDSATVVAYADALPEKQDAMVGAFVDVLAKLRAGRIEKADLEAVRTAALAQFDAPELAAAKLPAQAMNLLMRHRDLTVAEARAEIEAVTVADLHEVARELWAGALVQVPGRDLDWAGLTAAPTASSDTVTGRRYTSLEDRKVALLVGGDGVSLAGPDHQVTVRYAECSLMYVFPDGARHLVGHDGFTLTVEPTLHGITAAELAPLDAGVPPASVVRMPPRDPARIPQPRKAEPTAPKATRNTGITVVLWLLGLISGFLTVVLALLVVGETDAEITPAGPDWTSVIGFGVVCLMFVVPWLLVLRHRLKGKG is encoded by the coding sequence ATGGACATCGAGACCACCGGCCCGGACACCACCGCACCGGCAGCCACCGGCCCGGACACCACCGGCCGGGACATCACGGCACCGGCAGCCACCACGCCGGCCGCTGCCGCCGACGCCACCACCGACGCCGACGGCGTCACGCAGACCACCGTCGACGGCATCCGCACGCTCCTCGCCCCGCGCTCCGGCCCCGTCACCGCCGGTCTGCTCTTCCGCGTCGGCCGCGCCGACGAGACCCTCGCCACCAGCGGGATCACCCACCTGGTCGAGCACCTCGCCCTGCACCGGCACGGCCTGAGCGACCTGCACTACAACGGCGCCACCGCCGCCACGTACACCCACTTCCACGTCACCGGCACCCCCGCCGACGTGGTCGAGTACCTCAACGGCGTCTGCGCGGCCCTGCGCGACCTGCCCATGGACCGGCTCGAGACCGAGAAGGAGATCCTGCGCACCGAGGCCGCCGGCCGCAGCCGCGGCCCGGGCCACGGCATGGCCCTGTGGCGCTACGGCTCCCGCTCCTACGGCCTCACCGACTACGCCGAGGCCGGCCTGCACCGGATCACCCCGCACAACGTCCGCGACTGGGCCGGGACCCGCTTCACCGCCGAGAACGCGGTCCTGTGGATCACCAGCGACACCCTCCCCGAGGGCCTCGACCTCACCCTGCCCACCGGCGAGTGGCTCCCCGCCCCCGAGGCGAGCTCCGCCCTGCCCGCCACCCCCGCCTACTTCCGCGGCGACGAGGGCGGGATGGTCCTCACCTCGGTCCTGCCCCGCTCGACCAAGGCCGGGCTGCTGGCCGAGATCCTGGGCAAGGAGCTGTTCCGCGCCCTGCGCCAGAAGGGCGGCTACTCCTACACGGCGGCCGCCGAGTACTGCCCGCGCGACACCGATTCCGCGACCGTCGTCGCGTACGCCGACGCGCTCCCCGAGAAGCAGGACGCGATGGTCGGCGCCTTCGTCGACGTCCTCGCGAAACTGCGGGCCGGCCGCATCGAAAAGGCCGACCTGGAAGCCGTACGGACCGCCGCGCTGGCCCAGTTCGACGCCCCGGAGCTCGCCGCGGCCAAGCTCCCGGCCCAGGCCATGAACCTGCTGATGCGCCACCGCGACCTCACCGTCGCCGAGGCCCGGGCCGAGATCGAGGCGGTCACCGTCGCCGATCTCCACGAGGTCGCGCGCGAGCTGTGGGCGGGCGCGCTGGTGCAGGTGCCCGGCCGGGACCTGGACTGGGCCGGGCTCACCGCGGCCCCGACCGCCTCCTCCGACACCGTCACCGGCCGCCGCTACACCTCGCTGGAGGACCGGAAGGTCGCCCTGCTCGTGGGGGGCGACGGCGTCAGCCTGGCCGGCCCCGACCACCAGGTGACCGTCCGGTACGCCGAGTGCTCCCTGATGTACGTCTTCCCGGACGGCGCCCGCCACCTGGTCGGCCACGACGGCTTCACCCTCACCGTCGAGCCGACCCTGCACGGCATCACCGCCGCCGAACTGGCCCCCCTGGACGCGGGCGTCCCGCCCGCCTCCGTGGTCCGTATGCCGCCCCGCGACCCCGCCCGCATCCCGCAGCCCCGCAAGGCCGAGCCGACCGCGCCGAAGGCCACCCGCAACACGGGGATCACGGTCGTGCTGTGGCTGCTGGGCCTGATCTCCGGGTTCCTGACGGTCGTCCTCGCCCTGCTCGTCGTCGGCGAGACCGACGCGGAGATCACCCCGGCCGGGCCCGACTGGACCAGCGTGATCGGCTTCGGCGTCGTCTGCCTGATGTTCGTCGTCCCCTGGCTCCTGGTGCTGCGCCACCGCCTCAAGGGCAAGGGCTGA
- a CDS encoding sigma-70 family RNA polymerase sigma factor: MRDDEALGSPAATGPTGAAKGGGAGPVSALVRRAVDGDEQATHDLLAFVHPLAIRYCRTRLSRLPGDARHFVEDLAQEVCVAVLMALPRYRDTGRPFEAFVFAIAAHKVADLQRAAMRHPGSTAVPSDEMPERPDDSLGPEERALLSSDAAWAKKLLANLPENQRELLVLRVAVGLTAEETGQMLGMSPGAVRVAQHRALSRLRALAEQ, encoded by the coding sequence ATGCGCGACGACGAGGCCCTGGGGTCCCCCGCGGCCACAGGCCCCACCGGCGCCGCCAAAGGCGGCGGTGCCGGGCCTGTCAGCGCGCTCGTACGCCGTGCGGTGGACGGCGACGAGCAGGCCACGCACGACCTGCTCGCCTTCGTGCACCCCCTCGCCATCCGCTACTGCCGCACCCGGCTGTCGCGGCTCCCGGGTGACGCTCGTCACTTCGTGGAGGACCTGGCGCAGGAGGTCTGCGTCGCGGTCCTGATGGCCCTGCCGCGCTACCGCGACACCGGTCGGCCCTTCGAGGCCTTCGTCTTCGCCATCGCCGCGCACAAGGTCGCCGACCTGCAGCGGGCCGCCATGCGCCACCCCGGCAGCACGGCCGTGCCCTCCGACGAGATGCCGGAGCGTCCCGACGACTCGCTCGGCCCGGAAGAGCGGGCGCTGCTGAGCAGCGACGCCGCCTGGGCCAAGAAGCTGCTGGCCAACCTCCCGGAGAACCAGCGAGAGCTGCTCGTCCTGCGGGTGGCGGTCGGGCTGACCGCAGAGGAGACCGGGCAGATGCTCGGCATGTCCCCCGGTGCGGTGCGGGTGGCCCAGCACCGCGCGCTCAGCAGGCTCAGGGCCCTCGCCGAACAGTAG
- the guaB gene encoding IMP dehydrogenase has product MTADGVPDKFATLGLTYDDVLLLPGASDMSPDAIDTSSLISRNVRVNVPLLSAAMDKVTEARMAIAMARQGGVGVLHRNLSIADQANQVDLVKRSESGMVTDPITVHPDATLREADELCAKFRISGVPVTDPAGKLLGIVTNRDMAFESDRSRQVREVMTPMPLVTGKVGISGVDAMELLRRHKIEKLPLVDDAGILKGLITVKDFVKAEKYPNAAKDKGGRLLVGAAVGVAGDAYERAQALIEAGADFIVVDTAHGHSRLVGDMVAKIKSNAGVDVIGGNVATRDGAQALIDAGCDGIKVGVGPGSICTTRVVAGIGVPQVTAIYEASLAAKAAGVPVIGDGGLQYSGDIAKALVAGADTVMLGSLLAGCEESPGELLFINGKQFKSYRGMGSLGAMQSRGDQRSFSKDRYFQEGVGGDDKLIPEGIEGQVPYRGPLSAVVHQLVGGLRQSMFYVGGRTVPELQDRGRFVRITSAGLKESHPHDIQMTVEAPNYSRKG; this is encoded by the coding sequence ATGACTGCCGACGGAGTGCCCGACAAATTCGCCACGCTCGGACTGACCTACGACGACGTGCTGCTGCTGCCGGGCGCGTCGGACATGTCGCCTGACGCGATCGACACCTCCTCCCTGATCTCGCGCAACGTCCGGGTGAACGTTCCGCTGCTGTCCGCCGCCATGGACAAGGTCACCGAGGCCCGCATGGCCATCGCGATGGCCCGTCAGGGCGGCGTCGGTGTCCTGCACCGCAACCTGTCCATCGCCGACCAGGCCAACCAGGTGGACCTGGTCAAGCGGTCCGAGTCCGGCATGGTCACCGACCCGATCACGGTGCACCCGGACGCGACGCTGCGCGAGGCGGACGAGCTCTGCGCGAAGTTCCGCATCTCCGGTGTCCCGGTCACCGATCCGGCGGGCAAGCTCCTCGGCATCGTCACCAACCGCGACATGGCCTTCGAGTCGGACCGCAGCCGCCAGGTGCGCGAGGTCATGACCCCGATGCCGCTGGTCACGGGCAAGGTCGGGATCTCCGGCGTGGACGCCATGGAGCTGCTGCGCCGCCACAAGATCGAGAAGCTTCCGCTGGTCGACGACGCGGGCATCCTCAAGGGCCTCATCACCGTCAAGGACTTCGTCAAGGCCGAGAAGTACCCGAACGCGGCCAAGGACAAGGGCGGCCGGCTGCTGGTCGGCGCGGCCGTCGGTGTTGCCGGTGACGCGTACGAGCGCGCCCAGGCCCTGATCGAGGCCGGTGCCGACTTCATCGTCGTAGACACCGCCCACGGCCACTCGCGCCTGGTCGGCGACATGGTCGCCAAGATCAAGTCGAACGCCGGTGTCGACGTCATCGGCGGCAACGTCGCCACCCGCGACGGCGCCCAGGCGCTCATCGACGCCGGCTGCGACGGCATCAAGGTCGGCGTGGGCCCCGGTTCCATCTGCACCACCCGCGTCGTCGCCGGCATCGGCGTCCCGCAGGTCACCGCGATCTACGAGGCCTCCCTCGCCGCCAAGGCGGCCGGCGTCCCGGTCATCGGCGACGGCGGCCTCCAGTACTCCGGCGACATCGCCAAGGCCCTGGTCGCGGGCGCCGACACGGTGATGCTCGGCTCGCTGCTCGCGGGCTGCGAGGAGTCCCCGGGCGAGCTGCTCTTCATCAACGGCAAGCAGTTCAAGTCCTACCGCGGCATGGGTTCGCTCGGCGCGATGCAGTCCCGCGGCGACCAGCGCTCCTTCTCCAAGGACCGGTACTTCCAGGAGGGCGTGGGCGGCGACGACAAGCTCATCCCCGAGGGCATCGAGGGCCAGGTGCCCTACCGCGGCCCGCTCTCGGCCGTCGTGCACCAGCTGGTCGGCGGCCTGCGCCAGTCGATGTTCTACGTCGGCGGCCGCACCGTTCCCGAGCTGCAGGACCGGGGCCGCTTCGTGCGGATCACCTCGGCCGGGCTCAAGGAGAGCCACCCGCACGACATCCAGATGACGGTCGAAGCGCCGAACTACTCCCGTAAGGGGTAG
- a CDS encoding serine/threonine-protein kinase, which produces MSKPEHTEQPGAGKTDPAGPSEAVADADPAAVEAAPKKPKPTKPVKAEPAAAAKPAAAQAEAVAEPADAEPADAKPAAAKPTGVKADLAKPAAVAVKAEAEPVDAKPPVAEADPAKPEDKPAAAKSEAEPADAKPADAKPVVAKPTGVKADLAKPAAVAVKAEAEPADAKPAAAKPVAVSPAEKADAVAAEVKARAEAAKAAGNGQDEGRLLAGRYRLGAVLGKGGMGTVWRAEDETLGRTVAVKELRFSSGVDEDEKRRLITRTLREAKAIARIRSGGAVTVYDVVDEDARPWIVMELIEGSSLAEFVRENGPLTPHRAAEVGLAVLDVLRAAHGQGILHRDVKPSNVLIAGNGRVVLTDFGIAQVEGDPSVTSTGMLVGAPSYISPERARGHKPGPPADMWSLGGLLYASVEGVPPYDKGSALATLTAVMTEPVDPPKNAGPLTDVIYGLLAKDPAQRLDEGRARAMLTAVLNAPEPAPKPVPVPAEETRQISLADAKQAADKAAAEKAAEKAEKKERERREREQRERTRAALKAARKAAAAPAVSAAEAPASATRPAPVPAPLTDVMPRRTIALAIAGVIVALAVVGSLIAYAVSGDDKGGRKEEGKGGQVTPAASGGQSAGQSAGPSPGTTPGGTGETPKGTDPNGGANGSANGGAANGDQPGQGQQTPGSGQGQGATPGAPGGGVPAGYAVVTNLGFHFSMAMPEGFKQTAIAGDNSGAIYSRDGGFPRIQVDHTSTPGDDARAAWAKSAPLVQGSSKGYRTISIDATEYRGYPTVADWQFEREQQGIKVRVLNRGFKVDAKNGFAIMISCPADQWDGPECTQMRNTAFETFQVLG; this is translated from the coding sequence ATGTCGAAGCCGGAGCACACCGAGCAGCCGGGGGCGGGCAAGACCGATCCGGCTGGGCCTTCCGAGGCTGTGGCCGACGCGGACCCTGCGGCGGTTGAGGCTGCCCCGAAGAAGCCGAAGCCGACGAAGCCGGTCAAGGCCGAGCCTGCCGCTGCGGCCAAGCCGGCTGCGGCTCAGGCGGAGGCCGTGGCCGAGCCCGCGGACGCCGAGCCTGCGGACGCCAAGCCTGCGGCGGCGAAGCCGACCGGGGTCAAGGCTGACCTCGCGAAGCCTGCCGCTGTGGCGGTCAAGGCCGAGGCGGAGCCTGTGGATGCCAAGCCGCCCGTGGCCGAGGCCGATCCGGCGAAGCCCGAGGACAAGCCCGCGGCGGCCAAGTCCGAAGCCGAGCCCGCGGACGCCAAGCCTGCGGACGCCAAGCCTGTGGTGGCGAAGCCGACCGGGGTCAAGGCTGATCTCGCGAAGCCTGCCGCTGTGGCGGTCAAGGCCGAGGCGGAGCCCGCGGACGCCAAGCCCGCGGCGGCGAAGCCGGTTGCCGTCAGTCCCGCGGAGAAGGCCGATGCCGTGGCCGCCGAGGTCAAGGCCAGGGCCGAGGCCGCCAAGGCGGCGGGCAACGGGCAGGACGAGGGGCGGCTGCTCGCCGGCCGCTACCGGCTCGGCGCCGTGCTCGGCAAGGGCGGCATGGGCACCGTATGGCGTGCCGAGGACGAGACCCTGGGCCGGACCGTCGCCGTCAAGGAGCTCCGCTTCAGCAGCGGCGTCGACGAGGACGAGAAGCGCCGCCTCATCACCCGGACCCTCCGCGAGGCCAAGGCGATCGCCCGGATCCGCAGCGGCGGCGCCGTCACCGTCTACGACGTCGTCGACGAGGACGCCCGCCCCTGGATCGTCATGGAGCTCATCGAGGGCTCCTCGCTCGCCGAGTTCGTCCGGGAGAACGGCCCGCTCACCCCGCACCGCGCCGCCGAGGTCGGCCTCGCGGTGCTCGACGTCCTGCGCGCCGCGCACGGCCAGGGCATCCTGCACCGGGACGTGAAGCCGTCCAACGTGCTCATCGCGGGCAACGGCCGCGTCGTCCTCACCGACTTCGGCATCGCCCAGGTCGAAGGCGACCCCTCCGTCACCTCCACCGGCATGCTCGTCGGCGCCCCCTCCTACATCTCGCCCGAGCGCGCCCGCGGTCACAAGCCCGGCCCTCCGGCGGACATGTGGTCGCTCGGCGGTCTGCTGTACGCCTCCGTCGAGGGCGTGCCCCCGTACGACAAGGGCTCCGCGCTCGCCACCCTCACCGCGGTGATGACCGAGCCGGTGGACCCGCCCAAGAACGCCGGTCCGCTGACCGACGTCATCTACGGCCTGCTCGCCAAGGACCCGGCCCAGCGCCTCGACGAGGGCCGGGCGAGGGCGATGCTCACGGCCGTGCTCAACGCACCCGAGCCCGCGCCCAAGCCCGTACCGGTCCCCGCCGAGGAGACCCGGCAGATCTCGCTGGCCGACGCCAAGCAGGCAGCCGACAAGGCCGCCGCGGAGAAGGCCGCCGAGAAGGCGGAGAAGAAGGAACGCGAGCGGCGCGAGCGCGAACAGCGCGAACGGACCCGTGCCGCGCTGAAGGCGGCCCGCAAGGCGGCGGCGGCGCCGGCCGTTTCGGCCGCGGAGGCGCCGGCGTCAGCCACCCGGCCCGCTCCGGTCCCGGCCCCGCTCACCGACGTCATGCCGCGCCGCACCATCGCGCTCGCGATAGCCGGTGTGATCGTGGCGCTGGCGGTGGTCGGCTCGCTGATCGCCTACGCGGTCAGCGGCGACGACAAGGGCGGCCGCAAGGAAGAGGGCAAGGGCGGCCAGGTCACCCCGGCCGCGTCCGGCGGCCAGTCTGCGGGCCAGTCCGCGGGCCCGTCCCCGGGCACCACCCCGGGCGGCACCGGGGAGACGCCGAAGGGCACCGACCCGAACGGCGGCGCCAACGGCAGTGCCAACGGCGGCGCCGCGAACGGCGACCAGCCGGGCCAGGGGCAGCAGACGCCGGGCAGCGGCCAGGGGCAGGGCGCCACGCCCGGCGCCCCGGGCGGCGGAGTCCCGGCGGGATACGCGGTCGTGACCAACCTCGGGTTCCACTTCTCGATGGCGATGCCCGAGGGCTTCAAGCAGACGGCCATAGCGGGCGACAACTCCGGCGCCATATACAGCCGGGACGGCGGCTTCCCGCGCATCCAGGTCGACCACACCTCCACCCCCGGCGATGACGCCCGCGCCGCCTGGGCGAAGTCCGCCCCGCTGGTCCAGGGCAGTAGCAAGGGCTACCGCACGATCAGCATCGACGCGACGGAGTACCGGGGCTACCCGACCGTCGCCGACTGGCAGTTCGAGCGGGAACAGCAGGGCATCAAGGTCCGCGTGCTCAACCGCGGCTTCAAGGTGGACGCGAAGAACGGCTTCGCCATCATGATCAGCTGCCCCGCCGACCAGTGGGACGGCCCCGAGTGCACGCAGATGCGCAACACGGCGTTCGAGACCTTCCAAGTGCTCGGCTGA
- a CDS encoding glycerol-3-phosphate dehydrogenase/oxidase, which produces MRTATLGPAQRAEDLARMAERELDVLVVGAGVVGAGTALDAATRGLSTGLVEARDWASGTSSRSSKLIHGGLRYLEMLDFALVREALKERGLLLERLAPHLVKPVPFLYPLQHKGWERLYAGSGVALYDAMSVSSGHGRGLPVHRHLSRKRALRVAPALRKDALVGALQYYDAQMDDARYVATLVRTAAAYGAQCANRARVIGFLREGERVVGARVQDVEGGGEYEVRAKQIVNATGVWTDDTQALIGERGQFHVRASKGIHLVVPKDRIHSSTGLILRTEKSVLFVIPWGRHWIVGTTDTDWDLDKAHPAASSADIDYLLEHVNSVLAVPLTRDDVQGVYAGLRPLLAGESDATSKLSREHTVAHPVPGLVVVAGGKYTTYRVMAKDAVDEAVHGLDQRVADCVTEDVPLVGAEGYRALWNARARIAARTGLHVVRVEHLLNRYGSLTEELLDLIAADPGLGRPVTGAEDYLRAEIVYAASHEGARHLDDVLTRRTRISIETFDRGTRSARECAELMAPVLGWDKGQIEKEVEHYEKRVQAERESQRQPDDQTADAARLGAPDIVPL; this is translated from the coding sequence GTGAGGACAGCGACACTCGGACCGGCGCAGCGCGCCGAGGACCTCGCCCGGATGGCCGAGCGGGAACTGGACGTCCTGGTCGTGGGCGCGGGAGTGGTGGGCGCCGGCACCGCGCTCGACGCGGCGACCAGAGGCCTCTCGACCGGGCTGGTCGAGGCGCGGGACTGGGCCTCGGGCACCTCCAGCCGCTCCAGCAAGCTGATCCACGGCGGCCTCAGGTACCTGGAGATGCTCGACTTCGCCCTCGTCCGGGAGGCCCTCAAGGAGCGCGGCCTGCTGCTGGAGCGCCTCGCGCCGCACCTCGTGAAGCCGGTGCCCTTCCTGTACCCCTTGCAGCACAAGGGCTGGGAGCGGCTCTATGCCGGATCGGGCGTCGCGCTCTACGACGCGATGTCGGTGTCCAGCGGCCACGGGCGCGGCCTGCCGGTGCACCGGCACCTGTCGCGCAAGCGGGCGCTGCGGGTCGCGCCGGCGCTGCGCAAGGACGCCCTGGTGGGCGCCCTGCAGTACTACGACGCCCAGATGGACGACGCGCGGTACGTGGCCACGCTGGTGCGGACGGCAGCCGCGTACGGGGCGCAGTGCGCCAATCGGGCGAGGGTGATCGGCTTCCTGCGCGAGGGCGAACGGGTGGTCGGGGCGCGGGTACAGGACGTCGAGGGCGGAGGCGAGTACGAGGTCCGCGCGAAGCAGATCGTGAACGCGACCGGGGTGTGGACGGACGACACCCAGGCGCTGATCGGGGAGCGCGGCCAGTTCCACGTACGGGCCTCCAAGGGCATCCACCTGGTCGTCCCGAAGGACCGGATCCATTCGAGCACCGGGCTGATCCTGCGGACCGAGAAGTCGGTGCTGTTCGTCATCCCGTGGGGGCGGCACTGGATCGTGGGCACCACGGACACCGACTGGGACCTGGACAAGGCGCACCCGGCGGCCTCCAGCGCGGACATCGACTACCTGCTGGAGCACGTGAACTCGGTCCTCGCCGTGCCGCTGACCCGAGACGACGTGCAGGGCGTGTACGCGGGCCTGCGGCCGCTGCTGGCCGGCGAGTCGGACGCCACCAGCAAGCTGTCGCGCGAGCACACGGTGGCGCACCCCGTGCCGGGGCTCGTGGTCGTCGCGGGCGGCAAGTACACGACGTACCGGGTGATGGCGAAGGACGCGGTCGACGAGGCGGTGCACGGGCTGGACCAGCGGGTCGCGGACTGCGTGACGGAGGACGTGCCGCTGGTGGGCGCGGAGGGCTACCGGGCGCTGTGGAACGCCCGGGCGAGGATCGCGGCCCGGACGGGGCTTCACGTGGTGCGGGTGGAGCACCTGTTGAACCGGTACGGGTCGCTGACCGAGGAACTGCTCGACCTGATCGCCGCCGATCCCGGGCTCGGCCGGCCGGTGACCGGGGCGGAGGACTACCTCCGGGCGGAGATCGTGTACGCGGCTTCGCACGAGGGCGCACGGCACCTGGACGACGTGCTGACCCGGCGGACGCGGATCTCCATCGAGACCTTCGACCGGGGGACGCGGTCGGCGCGGGAGTGCGCGGAGTTGATGGCGCCCGTACTGGGCTGGGACAAGGGGCAGATCGAGAAAGAAGTGGAGCACTACGAGAAGAGGGTGCAGGCGGAAAGGGAATCGCAGCGTCAGCCGGACGACCAGACGGCGGACGCGGCGCGGCTGGGGGCGCCCGACATCGTTCCGTTGTAA
- a CDS encoding GuaB3 family IMP dehydrogenase-related protein: MTEIEIGRGKRGRRAYAFDDIAIVPSRRTRDPKEVSIAWQIDAYRFELPFLAAPMDSVVSPQTAIRIGELGGLGVLNLEGLWTRYEDPQPLLDEIAELDEESATRRLQEIYSAPIQADLIRQRIKEVRDSGVVTAAALSPQRTAEFSKAVVDAGVDIFVIRGTTVSAEHVSGAAEPLNLKQFIYELDVPVIVGGCATYTAALHLMRTGAAGVLVGFGGGAAHTTRNVLGIQVPMATAVADVAAARRDYMDESGGRYVHVIADGGVGWSGDIPKAVACGADAVMMGSPLARATDAPGKGNHWGMEAVHEDVPRGKKVDLGTVGTTEEILTGPSHSPDGSMNIFGALRRSMATTGYSELKEFQRVEVTVADSQHSR, encoded by the coding sequence GTGACTGAGATCGAGATCGGGCGCGGCAAGCGCGGCCGCAGGGCGTACGCGTTCGACGACATCGCCATCGTCCCGAGCCGGCGTACCCGGGACCCGAAGGAGGTCTCGATCGCCTGGCAGATCGACGCGTACCGCTTCGAGCTCCCCTTCCTGGCCGCCCCCATGGACTCGGTCGTCTCCCCGCAGACCGCGATCCGCATCGGCGAGCTCGGCGGCCTCGGCGTGCTGAACCTCGAAGGCCTGTGGACCCGGTACGAGGACCCGCAGCCGCTGCTCGACGAGATCGCGGAGCTGGACGAGGAGTCCGCGACCCGCCGTCTCCAGGAGATCTACTCCGCGCCGATCCAGGCGGACCTGATCCGCCAGCGGATCAAGGAGGTGCGCGACTCGGGCGTCGTCACCGCCGCCGCGCTCTCCCCGCAGCGCACCGCCGAGTTCTCCAAGGCCGTCGTCGACGCGGGCGTGGACATCTTCGTCATCCGCGGCACCACCGTGTCGGCCGAGCACGTCTCGGGCGCCGCCGAACCGCTGAACCTGAAGCAGTTCATCTACGAGCTCGACGTCCCGGTCATCGTCGGCGGCTGCGCCACGTACACCGCGGCCCTGCACCTGATGCGCACCGGCGCCGCGGGTGTCCTCGTCGGCTTCGGCGGCGGCGCCGCGCACACCACGCGCAACGTGCTCGGCATCCAGGTCCCGATGGCGACCGCCGTCGCGGACGTGGCCGCGGCCCGCCGCGACTACATGGACGAGTCCGGCGGCCGCTACGTGCACGTCATCGCCGACGGCGGCGTGGGCTGGTCGGGCGACATCCCGAAGGCCGTCGCCTGCGGCGCCGACGCCGTGATGATGGGCTCCCCGCTCGCCCGTGCCACGGACGCGCCCGGCAAGGGCAACCACTGGGGCATGGAGGCCGTCCACGAGGACGTGCCGCGCGGCAAGAAGGTCGACCTGGGCACGGTGGGCACCACCGAGGAGATCCTCACCGGTCCCTCGCACAGCCCCGACGGCTCGATGAACATCTTCGGCGCGCTGCGCCGCTCGATGGCCACCACCGGCTACAGCGAGCTCAAGGAGTTCCAGCGGGTCGAGGTCACGGTCGCGGACTCCCAGCACAGCCGCTGA